The Salmo salar chromosome ssa02, Ssal_v3.1, whole genome shotgun sequence genome segment TACTAGTAACTTTACACTGGTGCCACACTGATGCTTACTGATTCATATCTCCCTGGTAGTGCCTTGCATCCTCTACGCCCACATCACACCCGCTAGTCCCACCCCCGCACATCTCACACTCCAGCGCCGCTGTCCGATAGGCCTTCCACACCGTGGCGTCCTGCAGACACACCGTCccgccccctctcttctcctcagccTCGTTGCGGTTGATGTCgcccacacacacccagccagcaGCTCCATCCAACCCACCCCCGGTGGTACTCACGGCCCACTTGGAGTGGTCGTTGGAGGCCTTGAAGGTGATCCTGCCGCCTGGGGAGATAAGCTGGATGTCCAGGACCTTCCAGCCCAGGGAGCAGTCAGAGGGCAGGATGCCAGTGGAGCGGATCCAGAACTGGACTAGGAGgtctgactggagggagggagccaccCAGGAGTGGTACAGATCTaatgggagacaggaggaggggaaATGGGGATATTGTGGTTAAATGTTGGGTCAATCACAATGACAAAACGGTAATGACATGAATAGTCATTCTTAcagtacaaaaaaatgacaaattaATAGTTTCAAAATTGTTCCTTACCATTATTGAATGATCTCCCCTTGGCAAAGCTGATGAACTCGGTTCCACCCAATGAGGTGAGAGGCACACTGCGATTGGATGCAGGTTGGGTGTGCGGTAAGCTGCTATAGGCCATCTGCCCTTGGCTGTTGTTACAGACGTCAGCCAGTGCGGGCACCAGAGAGGCCAAGGAAGCAGGGACACCACAGTCATACACATTGGGCTGGTTGATCTGCAACTGCTCCGCTGCAATTTAAAACATAATACATGTCAACTGAACACTTCAACTGAACACTTCAAACATTTCAATCAAGGAATTGTGTCAAAAGTAAAGCaaataatgatgaattgactgatcaatctgtctgtcttgtctgtctgtgtgattcaatagcgtcgtccgggtttggcagtcattgtaaataagaatttgttcttaactgacttgcctagttaaataaaggttaaataaaataaaaaaataggcaCCAAGTTCCAAGACAAGTACTATCTTAATCTAGAACATGACTTATTAGTATGATGACTTTTCACATTTTTCATACAGAGTAGCAGACAAACGCCTgtacatacaagaccactgactgtggctgAGATCGAAAATGTTTTAAGACAAGACAATGCTTTGAGGACGATTGAAGTTGGCCTCCACTGAGAACTCCCATCACAATTAATGACACTCATCTtaagctgaacaaaaatataaacacacacgtgaagtgttggtcccatgtttcatgagctgaaataaaagaccccagaaatgttccatatgcacaaaaagctttttcaatctcaaattttgtgcacaaatttgtttacatccctgttagtgagcatttctcctttgccaagataatccatccacctgacaggtgtggcatattaagaatctgattaaacagcacgatcattgcacaggtgcaccttgtgctggggacaataaaatgcctctcttttgtcacacaacaaaatgccacaaatgtctcaagttttgagggcgtgtgcatttggcatgctgactgcaggaatgtccaccaaagctgttgccagataactgaatgttcatttctctaccataagctgcatccaacgtaattttagagaatttggcattacgtccaaccagcctcacaactgcaaaccacatgtatggcgttgtgtggacgagcggtttgctgatgtcaacgttgtgaacatagtgtcccatggtggcggtggggttatggtatcggcaggcataagctacggacaacaaacacaattgcattttaacaatggcaatttgaatgcacagagataccaacAATGGGATCCTGAGGCcgattgtcatgccattcatccgtcgccatcacctcatgtttcaccatgataatgcacggccacatgtcacaaggatctgtaaacaattcctggaagctgaaaatgtcccagttcttccatggcctgcatactcaccaaacatgttgtatgttgtgtttatatttttgttcagtataactcCACGAGAGACATCAAACTTATAGAGCAAACATCTCACAGCGGGAGGAGTATGGTCTCTATGGTTACAGTGCCATAGAGGATAACCCCATCTGTCACTATGGTAACAGCACCATTTCCTAGCCAGGTTGTAGTGGCACTTGCTACTACAATATGCTAAAATGCTAATGACCTAAATTGTTTATGCAAATGTTATTTTTGGTTCACAATTGTTGTGTCAACATtaatgtggctttattaactgtTGCGTAATAATgagttaattgtcatttttaagTTCATTGCATGCAGGTTTTTCAGTGATAGGGGCAGCAGTACTTTATCATCAGAGACCCACTATTACTGTGGAGAATGACTATGACATAGCACTTAGTTTGTAGGGTCAGCAATAGTAGTACGGCACCCCTGGAGaatattagggttaagtgccttgctcaagggcacgtcaacAGATTctccaccttgtcggctcgggttgTACGCACAGACAGTCTGTCTCAGCATGAAACAGAACACATTTGTGTCTTCATGAAACAATTGACAGTTTCATGCATTATAACAGGGTGGATAATCCAAGATACTTTTTCAGAATTCTAAGGTAAATTTATAGTATTCCAAATGACTTTTACAGGATTACAGTCTCACCAATGGCCTGAAAGCGTTCCAGTGGGTAGGTCACACAGATGAAGTTCTGTCCGTTCTGTACACCACTACCTGGGTAGGAATATTGCCCTATTTCCTTTACAGGGGGGAAATGAGGGGTGCTGTGGACCAACCAATAGCCCTGTGTCTTGTCCAATAAGACAACAcctgagatggagagagggagataacacACTCATTGAAAACTGAGTCATTTCACAACAGTACATACTCTCTTGTcagacaataaaaaatgaacatgcTACAAATGGAGTAGCTGGCCAGAGGCCTGGGTGCTGAGGTTAACATTATAATGTAATGCCTGTATACAGTATACAGCTGAGGTTTACATTGTCCTGACCTTTAGTGTGGCCACCTCGGCTACTAAGGAAACCAaatcctctttctccctcctcggGTGGTCTCTGGTCATTGTACAGGATGTATGCAATGTCATCATTCTGCAAAAGAAAGTACACACACTCATCGTCAGAAGATATACACTTTCATGCATATTGCACACTCTAAACTCAGAAACAAACAAGGGTTATAGTGCCAATTGTGTTTGTTCTTTGATAACATGTAATatgctgtatttatttatcatGGCTGTCTGGGTGAAAAGAAAACTCCAATTCCACCTTAGTGAAAATTAAACAGTGAAAGAAACAACCCACAAAAAAGTTATAGATCCACATTTCGATTTTGTTGTGTCATTCTGTCTCATTCCACTGTGACAAAGAAAAAGGGATGGGCCAGCTACCAAAAATAAAACCTCAGCAGTGGTAAATACTGCTATGTGTTGCAAGTGAAACTTAAAGGGAAAATCCACtcaaaaactatcttttggtatttttttttaattagtccactgttgatacagtcccaaaatggtttgcatgtcagcagtcaactTTCAAGATATTTAACTTCCAAGAAACAACGTGTCACCGGCCACATCATCATGAAAAAACATTTTGGGTCTGTATCAACAGACAACtcataattattatttatttttttaatcgttTTTGAGTGGATTTTCCCTTTAAGTTTCACAGTTCATTCAAATGTGGTCTGATATTAATAATAGAAGGAACCAGACCTTCCCCTGCTCATACAGCTGGCCCACTGTCCTCCCCAGGGCTCCAGTGCTGTCATTCACCAACACGTTTCCATCCGTCCATCCCTCGCTCCCTTTGTCCATCAGTAGATAACTCTGTCCGCCGTTGAGAAGTCCACGATCAACATGGGGGAGTTTGTAGAGATAGAACCTGAGAGAAAGTATTTGATTCTCAGTACTGTGTGTTGTTttagcattttttatttatttaaccaggcaagtcagttaagaacaaactcttatttacaatgacggcctaggaacagtgcccctgaactgccttgttcaggggcagaacgaaagaatgtttaccttgtcagctcagggattcgatctagcaacttttTGGTTAGCTGCCCAatgctgtaaccactaggctacctgcaacccCATACCTTGCTATGCACACTGTCTGTGACTAAGTAGCTAACAGACCTAAGGGAAGAAGGAAGTTATATCAGCTCAATCTTCAGTCTGCCCAGAACCGTTTTCTCACCAGTCAACAGCTTCCCCTTGATCATTGTAACAGGAGATAGGTGAGGAGCCTGCCTCTTCTGGTTGAAACAGGATCATCAGGACAACGAGTGACAACATCTGAAGGGAAAGCAACGAGGTCAAAATAGTTTTAGGAACTGTGAAAAACTATTGCCAAAATGACAACTTCAACATGTGTTGACTAAAATGGAAAAGGGGTGGCTTTAGAACAAGAGCACGCAGCGATGCATTACAAATTGCAACAGTAGCCGACAGTCGATGTTACAATTATGTTACAATGTTGTAACAATGTTTCAGAATTAAACTAAGAAAAAGTATCCGATTTTGCATTGATTTGATATCTAACTGATTTGTCAACTGCTTTAGAATCAATTAGGATGAAGCATAACCCATGCAAACGAAATGTATAGCCTCCTCAAAAATCAGACCTTGAAGCCAATTCCACTGCGTTTTCTTTGTTCTCCTATAATCAGGAGGGACTGATTCAGACCCAGGTCTGCGGACATAATGATCAGCTAGAACAGAaacccagcaggctccggacctcgtagggtaagaaagagttgaatacccctgctatagcCTATGCCCAATGTGCCCCACTGTAAGGTTGATTGAAAAGTCATTTCTACATCAACACTTAGCCTACCTTTGAGGAGATAAGAATTTGACAAGGGCGCTGATTCTACAGCTTTGCCGTATCCACGTGATCTTGGATTGTGGCGAACTATTCCATTTCTATATTTGAGACGCATCCTTGTTTTGAAGTATGATGTCACAGGGCGGGCTTTTGGTCACGAGTTAATGAAGTGGAGGAACTGCATTAACGCCCTGGACCAGACGCACCCTTCTGCCTTTTACACATGGGGAAAATCTATTCATTTAAATGGAATCAGAGCATATATGACCATAAAGCAAGCCGCAAACGTATGATACATATTTAATGAACAAGTGTGTTTTCCTTGCTGTTGTCAACAATGGTTGAACAGTTAAGGGATGGAGTTGATACATTTCCACTGTGCTGTGGAAAATTAATCCACAGCACATATAGGCTAACCTAACAGCCTAGTTGTGTAATGGCTggcaggagagagagtagaccaaggtgcagcggagttagtgttcatcattgaatttaaTAACAGAAACACTatacgaaacaaaacaagaaaaccgacagccaaacagtcctgtcaggtgcaaaacactaacagaaacaattacccacaaaacccaaaggaaaaacatgctccttatgtgtgactcccaatcagcaacaacgaacttcagctgtgcctgattgggagccacacggcccaaaacaaagaaatacaaaaaacctagaaaacgaacatagaacgcccacccaatgtaacaccctggcctaaccaaaattaagaacaaaaaacccctctctatggccccCCCccccggccgcaaaacctgacactgaaggggagggtccgggtgggccttcttacggcggcggctcagttGCGgaacgtggcctctgctccaccctcggcgtcgctctcttaggtggcgcacctggccgcgccgaaggtctggtgggcgaccctgactgcgcccggctggcgggcagtgatagctgcgcccggctggcaggcgGCGATGGctacgcccggctggcgggcgaccctggttgcgcccggctggcgggcggcgatggctgcgcccggctggcgatggctgcgcccggcggcgatggctgcgcccggcggcgatggctgcgcccggctggcgggcgtccctggcggctccggcggcactgacccaggattcaccaggctgaggagacatgtagAGGCatggcgcaggcacaggactcaccgggcggctccggacaggcgggtggctctggacaggcgggcggctccggactggcgggcggctccggactggcgggcggctccggactggcgggcggctccggactggcgggcggctctggactggcgggcggctctggactggcgagacccactggaggcctagtcctaggaggcggcacaggacggaccaggatggggagacccactggaggcctggtccgaggaggaggcacaggcttaaccaggatggggagacccactggaggcctagtcctgggaggtggcacaggacggaccaggctggagagatccactggaggcctggtccgaggaggtggcacaggacggaccaggatggggagacccactggaggcctggtccgtggaggtggcacaggattcaccaggctggggagacatgcaggaggcctggttctgggcgcaggcacaggatagaccgggtcctgaagacgcactggaggtctagagcgcacggcctgcacaacccgtcctggctcgatgcccaatctccccggcagatgttaggagctgggatgtaacgcaccgggctctccacgcgtactggggacaccgtgcgctttactgcataacacggtgcctgaccagtactacgttgcctcctgtaagcacagggagctggctcaggtctccaacctggctctgccacactccccgtgtgccccccaaaaaaaaatgttttggggctgcctctcgtgctctacctgcctcccaggcaggttgtcacagtggtccagcaattgctcccatgtccagtcaatccttgactccaacacctccagcgaccaggatgccatctcctcctgagcgcgctgcttcctatagtcctccttgacttccatctgccctcttctccgctgcttggtctttttgtggtgggtaattctgtaacggctggcgggtagagagtagaccaaggtgcagcggagttagtgttcatcattgaatttaataacagaaacaaaacaagaaaaccgacagccaaacagtcctgtcaggtgcaaaacactaacagaaacaattacccacaaaacccaaaggaaaaacatgctccttatgtgtgactcccaatcagcaacaacgaacttcagctgtgcctgattgggagccacacacggcccaaaacaaagaaatacaaaaaacctagaaaacgaaaatagaacgcccacccaatgtaacaccctggcttaaccaaaataaagaacaaaaaacccctctatgGCCAGGGAGTTACAAGTTGTCTCTGAAAAGTTGATTTCTGTAAACAGCACTAGTGCATTGCAACACTGTAATGTAAAGGCAGATATCTTTCGTTTGACAATTGAGTAATGAATATTGAGTGGTTATGGCAAATTGCCTGGGATTGAGAACCTCAACATTCTGAAGAAAGCACCATTGTGCACACATTATAAAGAAATTATACCTTCTTTACATTAT includes the following:
- the LOC106581956 gene encoding deoxyribonuclease-2-alpha isoform X2, which gives rise to MLSLVVLMILFQPEEAGSSPISCYNDQGEAVDWFYLYKLPHVDRGLLNGGQSYLLMDKGSEGWTDGNVLVNDSTGALGRTVGQLYEQGKNDDIAYILYNDQRPPEEGERGFGFLSSRGGHTKGVVLLDKTQGYWLVHSTPHFPPVKEIGQYSYPGSGVQNGQNFICVTYPLERFQAIAEQLQINQPNVYDCGVPASLASLVPALADVCNNSQGQMAYSSLPHTQPASNRSVPLTSLGGTEFISFAKGRSFNNDLYHSWVAPSLQSDLLVQFWIRSTGILPSDCSLGWKVLDIQLISPGGRITFKASNDHSKWAVSTTGGGLDGAAGWVCVGDINRNEAEEKRGGGTVCLQDATVWKAYRTAALECEMCGGGTSGCDVGVEDARHYQGDMNQ
- the LOC106581956 gene encoding deoxyribonuclease-2-alpha isoform X1; amino-acid sequence: MSADLGLNQSLLIIGEQRKRSGIGFKMLSLVVLMILFQPEEAGSSPISCYNDQGEAVDWFYLYKLPHVDRGLLNGGQSYLLMDKGSEGWTDGNVLVNDSTGALGRTVGQLYEQGKNDDIAYILYNDQRPPEEGERGFGFLSSRGGHTKGVVLLDKTQGYWLVHSTPHFPPVKEIGQYSYPGSGVQNGQNFICVTYPLERFQAIAEQLQINQPNVYDCGVPASLASLVPALADVCNNSQGQMAYSSLPHTQPASNRSVPLTSLGGTEFISFAKGRSFNNDLYHSWVAPSLQSDLLVQFWIRSTGILPSDCSLGWKVLDIQLISPGGRITFKASNDHSKWAVSTTGGGLDGAAGWVCVGDINRNEAEEKRGGGTVCLQDATVWKAYRTAALECEMCGGGTSGCDVGVEDARHYQGDMNQ